The following proteins come from a genomic window of Herpetosiphonaceae bacterium:
- a CDS encoding tetratricopeptide repeat protein, producing MLAMTTLADHLTTSIECSNEHTYRHRAMCYLVEDLPMEEETSFGAWLKQQRRALDLTQAELATCVGCAIETIKRIEQNVRRPGKQTLIRLLDCLCVPPAERAALNRFARTGQRDPLLPQRGVDHGQLPASSTCLAQIPRPPTALIGRADELAHICRQLQRPDVRLMTLLGPPGVGKTHLALQAAIDLVPYFASSVTFVDLAPISDPILVPSTIKQALQLQGDNRQTSLQQILEALREQQHLLVLDNFEQIIDAAPLIGTLLAHCRRLSILVTSRTALHLRSEWQVPVAPLAVPDMAHLPSITHVARSPAVALFVERVQQRKPDFTLLPENVTTVVGICTHLDGLPLAIELAAAWAPHVSLPALLAQLRSPLALLVDTAHDRPERQQTITRTIAWSYDTLGRGAQRLFARLSIFVGGCTAEAAIAICEDPEDRSIDIRDGLFTLIDKHLVQQSPGPDGHPRISMLTTIRTYAEAILAADASAALIHQRHAAYYLQLAETLEPELKGPHQVSCLDRLEIERANFSTVLTWSLDHAPDMALRLVGSLGRFWLMRGYFDEGRRLLGLVLDRTPHEGTGPRAKALNSAGVLAHAQGDRDSAHALLTESLQVYQSLKDHLGMVTTLNNLAISVTSQEQFQQAYDYSMEALALARSLPDTRHLVHILNTLGTTAEALGDYQRAEYWFCESLTVAQKVGEIQASNIIQNNLATVAFARGEYQNAIQRSKRILPYAHEYGFKHLLAHTLLVLGDSYLFLGKYKWAQQYLSENLLLAKEIGAVEKVVETLHSLGHLAFAAHDYEHMDALYAESLQLAQTLDKLVKIVASLEGLAAAATRRRRHAYAIRLFGAAARQREKVGGLRRSPDHTRYQLYTEQLAAAREHLSHIAFIELWEEGYQLTMEQAVAIALATDSAQGAS from the coding sequence ATGCTGGCGATGACGACCCTCGCAGACCATCTCACGACCAGTATCGAATGCTCAAATGAGCATACCTACCGCCATAGGGCTATGTGCTATCTTGTGGAGGATTTGCCAATGGAAGAGGAGACCAGCTTTGGAGCGTGGCTCAAGCAGCAGCGCCGTGCGCTGGATCTAACGCAAGCTGAACTCGCCACATGCGTCGGTTGTGCCATCGAGACGATCAAGCGCATTGAGCAGAATGTGCGCCGCCCTGGCAAACAAACCCTGATCCGCTTACTGGATTGCCTCTGTGTACCGCCCGCGGAGCGTGCAGCGCTGAACCGCTTTGCGCGTACCGGTCAGCGAGATCCACTACTCCCACAGCGCGGGGTAGACCATGGGCAGCTTCCCGCATCGAGCACATGTCTGGCCCAGATCCCACGACCGCCTACAGCGCTGATCGGACGGGCGGACGAACTGGCACACATTTGCCGACAGTTGCAGCGCCCCGATGTCCGCCTTATGACTCTCCTTGGGCCTCCCGGTGTCGGGAAAACACATCTGGCCCTCCAGGCTGCGATAGATCTCGTGCCATATTTCGCCAGCAGCGTTACGTTTGTGGATCTCGCGCCTATCAGTGATCCCATCCTGGTTCCATCAACGATCAAGCAGGCGCTCCAACTGCAAGGGGATAACCGGCAAACATCGCTCCAACAGATCTTGGAGGCCCTACGCGAGCAGCAGCACCTGTTGGTCCTGGACAACTTCGAGCAAATTATCGACGCGGCACCCCTGATCGGCACCCTCCTGGCCCACTGTCGGCGGCTGTCGATTCTCGTCACTTCCCGCACCGCTCTGCATTTACGCAGCGAATGGCAGGTTCCTGTGGCACCGCTGGCAGTTCCAGATATGGCGCACCTTCCTTCGATCACCCATGTCGCTCGTAGCCCAGCGGTAGCACTCTTTGTGGAGCGCGTGCAGCAGCGCAAGCCAGACTTCACACTGCTCCCAGAGAATGTCACTACGGTCGTCGGCATCTGCACGCACTTGGATGGGTTGCCTCTCGCCATCGAGTTGGCAGCGGCCTGGGCGCCCCATGTCTCACTCCCGGCACTCCTCGCTCAACTCCGTAGCCCGCTCGCGCTTCTGGTCGATACGGCGCACGATCGACCCGAACGCCAGCAAACCATCACGCGTACCATTGCGTGGAGCTACGATACGCTCGGTCGTGGAGCGCAGCGATTATTCGCGCGATTGAGCATCTTTGTTGGTGGATGTACCGCCGAGGCAGCTATCGCGATCTGTGAAGATCCTGAAGATCGCAGCATCGATATCCGTGACGGGCTCTTCACGCTTATCGACAAGCATCTGGTGCAACAATCACCAGGACCAGATGGGCATCCACGCATCAGCATGTTGACGACGATCCGCACATACGCGGAGGCGATTCTTGCGGCGGATGCCAGTGCGGCGCTCATCCACCAGCGACATGCAGCCTACTATCTCCAGCTGGCCGAGACACTGGAGCCGGAACTGAAAGGACCACACCAGGTATCCTGCCTAGACCGCCTGGAGATCGAGCGGGCAAACTTTTCCACTGTCCTCACGTGGTCGTTGGACCACGCTCCCGATATGGCCCTTCGTCTCGTAGGATCGCTGGGACGCTTCTGGTTGATGCGCGGGTATTTCGATGAGGGACGGCGCTTGCTGGGCCTGGTATTGGATCGGACACCACATGAAGGAACAGGGCCTCGGGCCAAGGCCCTGAACAGCGCCGGGGTGCTTGCTCACGCTCAGGGGGATCGTGACTCGGCCCATGCGTTGCTCACAGAATCCCTCCAGGTCTATCAGAGCCTCAAGGATCACCTGGGGATGGTCACTACCCTGAACAACCTGGCGATCAGCGTGACGTCGCAGGAGCAATTTCAGCAAGCGTACGACTATAGCATGGAGGCTCTGGCGCTCGCGCGCTCGCTGCCCGATACGCGCCATCTAGTGCATATTCTGAATACCCTTGGAACTACCGCCGAGGCTTTAGGTGACTACCAGCGCGCAGAATACTGGTTTTGTGAAAGCCTCACCGTGGCTCAAAAGGTGGGCGAAATCCAGGCAAGCAATATCATCCAGAATAATCTAGCGACCGTGGCGTTCGCCAGAGGCGAGTATCAAAACGCCATTCAGCGCAGCAAACGTATCTTGCCTTATGCGCACGAATACGGATTTAAACATCTCCTGGCCCACACGCTGCTGGTTCTTGGTGATTCATATCTCTTCCTGGGAAAATACAAATGGGCTCAGCAGTACCTGTCTGAAAACCTCCTCCTGGCGAAAGAGATCGGGGCGGTTGAGAAGGTCGTTGAAACGCTGCATAGCCTCGGGCATCTTGCGTTTGCAGCACACGACTATGAGCACATGGATGCGCTGTACGCCGAGAGCCTGCAGCTAGCCCAGACTCTTGATAAGCTTGTGAAGATCGTAGCCTCGCTGGAAGGATTAGCGGCAGCGGCTACCCGGCGTCGGCGTCATGCATATGCCATCCGCCTTTTTGGAGCAGCGGCGCGCCAGCGGGAAAAGGTAGGTGGGCTACGACGATCCCCCGATCATACCCGCTATCAGCTCTACACGGAACAGCTGGCAGCAGCTCGAGAACATCTGAGCCACATAGCCTTTATCGAGCTCTGGGAAGAAGGCTACCAGCTGACCATGGAGCAAGCAGTGGCGATAGCTTTAGCGACCGATTCCGCACAGGGCGCTTCCTAG